In Gadus chalcogrammus isolate NIFS_2021 chromosome 11, NIFS_Gcha_1.0, whole genome shotgun sequence, a single window of DNA contains:
- the LOC130391308 gene encoding uncharacterized protein LOC130391308, whose product MPSSAAVFSLAWVLNIFLSLNANRSNPRRRRRVYQGCLRRMGMLVDRFETEGPQYCKLNPNVPILRLWFNVELELKRDFRLSRRAMHGLQRLLRRDQDHGWGQDLEVLIYVYWLAHGLSYRVVSSVFNVPRSTIHRIVHRVAHSIWVNLKRAICFPHAGELQAIGKGFAQISGSPAFGNVVGAIDGCHIRIKPPLLHRIDYLNYKGFFSLNMQAICNSDGRFLDIFVGYPGSVYDTRIMKNSSFYTSKRYPPPGYILLGDGGYPCLNTPICLITLYKEPIRGGTGAF is encoded by the exons ATGCCTTCTTCAGCTGCAGTGTTTTCTCTAGCTTGGGTGTTAAACATCTTTCTGAGTTTGAACGCCAATCGGAGCAatccaagaagaagaaggagagttTACCAAGGATGTCTTCGACGCATGGGAATGCTTGTGGATCGGTTTGAG ACCGAGGGTCCGCAGTACTGCAAGCTGAATCCTAACGTGCCCATACTGCGGTTGTGGTTCAACGTCGAGCTTGAGCTGAAGCGGGACTTCCGCCTCAGCAGACGAGCCATGCATGGTCTGCAGAGGCTTCTACGGAGGGACCAGGACCATGGTTGGGGTCAGGACCTCGAAGTCCTCATCTATGTGTACTGGCTGGCTCATGGACTTTCGTATCGGGTTGTATCCAGCGTGTTCAATGTGCCAAGATCCACAATCCATCGGATCGTCCACAGAGTGGCACACAGCATATGGGTCAACCTGAAGCGAGCCATCTGTTTCCCACACGCAGGAGAGCTTCAGGCAATTGGGAAAGGATTTGCCCAGATTTCAGGGAGCCCAGCCTTCGGCAATGTTGTGGGTGCAATAGATGGCTGCCACATCAGGATCAAACCCCCTCTACTGCACAGAATCGACTATTTGAATTACAAAGGGTTCTTTTCGTTAAATATGCAGGCCATTTGTAATTCTGATGGTCGATTTCTTGATATATTTGTTGGCTACCCGGGGTCAGTTTATGACACAAGAATAATGAAAAACAGCAGTTTTTACACGTCAAAACGGTACCCTCCCCCTGGTTACATTCTTCTGGGTGATGGTGGTTATCCCTGTTTAAATACGCCCATCTGCCTAATAACCCTGTACAAAGAGCCCATTCGTGGAGGTACAGGGGCGTTTTAA
- the LOC130391307 gene encoding zinc finger BED domain-containing protein 4-like, translating into MAVTCHFIENYSMASCLLDCFEFSDRHTSENLAEELHRVAREWGMENKVVCCVTDNAANIIKAIQLLKWTHHPCLAHTINLFVRNALRAIKPTVDKVKAIVEFFHRSTVATQKLKSTQRQMSMAELKLKQECVTRWNSAFHMIQRILESKDAVIATLAVINATVAPLSQEEWEALQEACSVLEPFDQVTVEISAERYVTASKMLILCRGLQRVTTEHQGRVTTACVKDLVNSLSSSMDKKFHRMEYNAVLSETTILDPRFKKAAFSDNRAVDEALQRITTAASRHRQSSHLQGGHGGEEGAAAHEPEEPQASAVWRFFEERASGDTATRNPTADAILEVRSYLEEPLFQRSADPLSWWETKALIYPQLSYVMARRLCIVATSVPSERIFSKTGQIITERRNRISPAKLRHLVFLNANL; encoded by the exons ATGGCCGTCACCTGCCATTTCATAGAAAATTACAGTATGGCATCATGTCTACTGGACTGCTTTGAATTTAGTGACAGGCACACATCAGAAAACCTGGCTGAAGAGCTCCACCGAGTGGCAAGAGAGTGGGGGATGGAGAACAaagttgtgtgttgtgtcacaGATAATGCAGCCAATATAATAAAAGCCATTCAGCTGCTGAAATGGACACACCATCCATGCCTGGCTCACACCATAAATCTGTTTGTGAGAAATGCTCTGAGGGCTATAAAGCCCACTGTGGATAAAGTAAAGGCCATAGTGGAATTTTTCCACAGAAGCACAGTAGCCACCCAAAAACTGAAATCCACCCAACGGCAGATGTCTATGGCAGAGCTGAAGCTCAAACAGGAGTGTGTCACCCGGTGGAATTCGGCATTCCATATGATCCAGCGAATCCTGGAATCTAAGGATGCGGTTATCGCAACATTGGCGGTCATCAACGCTACTGTGGCTCCTCTCAGCCAAGAGGAGTGGGAGGCTCTGCAAGAGGCCTGCAGCGTCCTGGAGCCCTTTGACCAGGTCACAGTGGAGATCAGCGCAGAGAG GTATGTTACTGCCTCCAAAATGCTCATACTGTGCAGGGGTCTTCAGAGGGTGACAACAGAGCACCAGGGCAGAGTCACCACAGCGTGCGTGAAGGATCTGGTGAATTCCCTCTCTTCAAGCATGGACAAAAAATTCCACCGGATGGAATACAATGCAGTTCTGTCCGAAACCACCATCCTCGACCCCCGCTTCAAAAAGGCGGCCTTTAGTGACAACAGAGCAGTCGACGAAGCCCTCCAAAGAATTACCACAGCAGCATCCAGGCATAGGCAGTCATCTCACCTGCAAGGGggtcatggaggagaggagggagcagcAGCACATGAGCCGGAGGAGCCCCAAGCATCGGCTGTTTGGAGGTTTTTTGAGGAGCGGGCAAGCGGAGACACTGCAACCAGGAATCCTACAGCTGATGCTATTCTGGAGGTGAGGTCCTACCTTGAGGAGCCTCTTTTCCAGCGCAGTGCCGACCCACTGAGTTGGTGGGAGACAAAGGCACTGATCTATCCACAGCTCTCTTACGTGATGGCACGTAGACTGTGCATAGTGGCAACATCCGTCCCATCAGAGAGGATCTTCTCCAAAACTGGACAGATCATAACTGAGAGAAGGAACAGGATCAGCCCTGCCAAGCTTAGACACCTGGTGTTTCTCAACGCCAATCTGTAA